One window of Brevibacterium pigmentatum genomic DNA carries:
- a CDS encoding YybS family protein, translated as MSQNPSPENRPEQHSVPAQQPPQYAQPSGAAFEPAYPHQGGTYAYGNGSGQGPATDQTRRKRGKNVMGIIAFVLALIGFIFACIPGALIVGWILLPIAFLLSIISFFLKGKKGFSIAALIISVVGTIVGILVFFFVVASSFDEAFSDDVSAEAPAQEADNAVVEEGDDSAEEGTRENPYAIGTKISSDEWDMTITDVTLDATDEVLAADEFNEKPESGNQYMVIDVKLTYQGDEPGGSMPMSTVEYVSAGGNTFDGLDDLVIAPNALDEAETLYKGASTEGSIAIKIPSEDAESGVLAVSPDMFADKVFVKVK; from the coding sequence ATGAGCCAGAACCCATCCCCAGAAAACCGGCCGGAGCAGCACAGCGTTCCTGCGCAGCAGCCACCCCAGTACGCCCAGCCGTCGGGCGCTGCATTTGAGCCTGCCTACCCACATCAGGGTGGAACCTACGCCTATGGCAATGGTAGTGGTCAGGGTCCCGCGACCGACCAGACCAGGCGAAAGCGCGGCAAGAATGTGATGGGCATCATCGCTTTTGTTCTTGCGTTGATCGGTTTCATCTTTGCCTGTATTCCAGGCGCGCTCATTGTCGGATGGATCCTCCTTCCGATTGCTTTCTTGCTTTCGATCATTTCCTTCTTTTTGAAAGGCAAGAAGGGATTCTCTATTGCTGCTCTGATCATTTCGGTGGTTGGAACTATTGTCGGAATCCTCGTGTTCTTTTTTGTAGTGGCATCATCGTTCGACGAAGCATTCAGCGATGATGTCTCCGCCGAAGCGCCTGCGCAGGAAGCTGACAACGCGGTAGTCGAAGAAGGAGATGACTCGGCCGAAGAAGGCACTAGGGAAAACCCCTATGCAATCGGCACCAAGATCAGCTCCGATGAGTGGGATATGACGATCACCGATGTGACGCTGGACGCCACTGACGAGGTTCTCGCTGCTGACGAGTTCAATGAGAAGCCGGAGTCGGGGAACCAGTACATGGTGATCGACGTCAAGTTGACTTATCAGGGCGACGAGCCGGGCGGGTCAATGCCGATGTCGACCGTTGAATACGTATCGGCAGGTGGAAACACCTTCGACGGTCTCGACGACCTGGTGATAGCGCCGAATGCGCTAGACGAGGCCGAGACGCTTTACAAAGGCGCGTCCACGGAGGGGTCCATCGCTATCAAGATACCGAGCGAGGACGCTGAGTCAGGCGTGCTCGCAGTGAGCCCTGACATGTTTGCCGACAAGGTATTCGTCAAAGTCAAGTAG
- a CDS encoding SDR family NAD(P)-dependent oxidoreductase, with amino-acid sequence MTEKLPYGTNLPAGDSATEATAVPSETIALITGGARGIGRHLSEAFAKAGYDVIVTATSAEKAESAADEIAEATGGTVTGVGLRTDDVTAVKQLRDSVAELEKSTGKRLQVLINNAGRIESTEGSLWDADPESLKGVVDANVLGVALMVNVFAPVLMAGAEATGRPSRIIDLNSGSGAHGTPAYAVYSASKAALFRIADSVVHFGHDKGLRIFEMAPGVVETTMTKSMPVHDFRQGDDWTSPEQVTDLALALASGTLDAFTGRYVRAGADTEESLLAEAAELADKTRRLVLG; translated from the coding sequence ATGACCGAGAAGCTGCCTTACGGAACGAACCTGCCTGCCGGCGATTCTGCAACAGAAGCGACTGCGGTCCCATCAGAGACGATCGCCCTCATCACCGGCGGTGCCCGCGGAATCGGACGCCACCTCTCGGAGGCGTTCGCAAAGGCCGGCTACGACGTGATCGTGACGGCCACCTCGGCGGAAAAGGCAGAGTCTGCTGCTGATGAGATCGCTGAGGCGACCGGGGGAACGGTGACCGGTGTCGGTCTGCGCACCGATGACGTCACCGCGGTGAAACAGCTGCGTGACTCTGTCGCTGAACTCGAGAAATCGACGGGGAAGCGTCTGCAGGTGCTCATCAATAATGCCGGGCGCATCGAGTCGACCGAGGGGTCACTGTGGGACGCGGATCCGGAGAGCCTCAAGGGCGTCGTCGACGCGAATGTGCTCGGCGTCGCGCTCATGGTCAACGTCTTTGCACCGGTGCTGATGGCGGGCGCTGAGGCGACCGGACGTCCCAGCCGGATCATTGACCTCAACTCGGGGTCGGGAGCGCACGGGACTCCCGCGTATGCCGTGTACTCGGCGTCGAAGGCAGCACTGTTCCGTATTGCTGATTCCGTCGTTCACTTCGGACATGACAAGGGGCTACGCATCTTCGAGATGGCCCCCGGCGTCGTCGAGACGACCATGACGAAGTCGATGCCTGTCCACGATTTCCGTCAGGGCGACGACTGGACCTCACCCGAGCAGGTCACGGATCTCGCCTTGGCTCTGGCGTCGGGAACGCTGGATGCGTTCACCGGGCGGTATGTCCGCGCCGGTGCGGATACGGAGGAATCGCTGCTCGCCGAGGCGGCCGAGCTCGCAGACAAGACCCGACGATTGGTGCTTGGCTGA
- the pheT gene encoding phenylalanine--tRNA ligase subunit beta, protein MRVPLNWLADYVDLPAETDPHALAAGFASIGLEEEDFFGPEITGPLVVGRVLELVKEEHSNGKTVNWCRVDVGPEHNEDLDDPKDPQPGEERPSRGIICGAHNFVPGDLIVACLPGAVLPGDFKIAARKTYGHKSDGMICSAKELGLGEDHSGIIVLSDLGLTGEPGDDAIALLGLDQVTLDVNVTPDRGYQLSMRGIGREYAQMKGQTFTDIGSAEVAPTNAATDDGFPVSVEDNNPINEVAGCDQFTALQVTGLNPAAKTPFWMQRRLQQAGMRPISLTVDVTNYVMLELGQPLHAYDTALLGDEIVVRRATAGEKFTTLDDVERKLDPEDLLITDRGADSQGGKVIGLAGVMGGADVEVHAGTTDIVIEAAHFDPISIARTSRRHKLSSEASRRFERGVDPRLGPVAARRCADLLVELGGGTLSPATTQVGQAPEPTVLDFKVARVASLVGVDYTVAEVTALLEGIGATVSAKDDETVSVTVPSWRTDITDDVDLIEEVARTGGYDRIPSVQPAARAGNGLTVAQKTRRRISNLLAADGFTEVLSYPFTNDKRDDQLRLEADDVRRKHVRLANPMSEDLPLMRTNLLSTLVDLVVRNQGRGAKDVALFEAGLVSTSAGLPEGPGPRHLPGYHPSDDELEAIYASVPAQPYHYAGIIAGNVELPGVWGKGRKAEAADVIDTVRRIAAVNGLEITVEADQIAPWHPGRAAKFVLADGQTLGHAGELHPKVCENLGLPARTVGFEIDLDALLAQEDLRAWDGALSTYPVSRQDVALIVDAELPTQTLAATLREGAGEELELLETFDLYTGDQLPEGKKSLAFRLTFRAPDRTLKADEASAMREAATKLAAERHGAEVRS, encoded by the coding sequence ATGCGCGTCCCACTGAACTGGCTGGCCGACTATGTCGATCTCCCAGCCGAGACCGATCCCCATGCCCTCGCCGCCGGATTCGCGTCCATCGGACTCGAGGAAGAGGACTTCTTCGGTCCCGAGATCACCGGGCCCCTCGTCGTCGGCCGCGTGCTCGAACTCGTCAAAGAAGAGCACTCGAACGGCAAGACCGTCAACTGGTGCCGCGTCGACGTCGGCCCCGAACACAACGAGGATCTCGACGATCCGAAGGACCCGCAGCCCGGCGAGGAGCGCCCGAGCCGCGGCATCATCTGCGGTGCGCACAACTTCGTGCCTGGCGACCTCATCGTCGCCTGCCTGCCCGGAGCCGTCCTGCCCGGTGACTTCAAGATCGCCGCCCGGAAGACCTACGGTCACAAGTCCGATGGCATGATCTGCTCGGCCAAGGAGCTCGGACTCGGCGAGGATCACTCCGGCATCATCGTTTTGTCGGATCTTGGGCTGACCGGTGAGCCCGGCGATGACGCGATCGCGCTGCTCGGCCTCGACCAGGTCACCCTCGACGTCAACGTCACCCCCGACCGCGGCTACCAGCTGTCGATGCGCGGCATCGGACGCGAATATGCGCAGATGAAGGGTCAGACTTTCACCGACATCGGATCCGCCGAGGTGGCTCCCACCAATGCGGCCACCGACGACGGATTCCCGGTATCGGTCGAGGACAACAACCCCATCAACGAGGTGGCCGGCTGTGACCAGTTCACCGCCCTTCAGGTCACCGGCCTGAACCCTGCCGCCAAGACCCCGTTCTGGATGCAGCGTCGCCTGCAGCAGGCGGGGATGCGTCCGATCAGCCTGACCGTCGACGTGACGAACTACGTCATGCTCGAACTCGGACAGCCGCTGCACGCCTACGACACCGCGCTGCTCGGCGACGAGATCGTCGTCCGCCGCGCCACCGCCGGTGAGAAGTTCACGACCCTCGATGATGTCGAGCGCAAGCTTGACCCCGAGGATCTGCTCATCACCGACCGCGGTGCAGACAGCCAGGGTGGGAAGGTCATCGGCCTGGCCGGAGTCATGGGCGGAGCCGATGTCGAGGTTCATGCTGGGACCACCGACATCGTCATCGAGGCCGCTCACTTCGACCCGATCTCGATTGCTCGCACCTCGCGTCGCCACAAGCTGTCCTCGGAGGCCTCGCGTCGCTTCGAACGTGGAGTCGACCCGAGGCTCGGGCCTGTGGCCGCGCGTCGGTGCGCGGATCTGCTCGTCGAACTCGGCGGCGGAACGCTCAGCCCCGCCACCACACAGGTAGGGCAGGCTCCTGAGCCGACGGTGCTCGACTTCAAGGTCGCTCGTGTCGCCTCGCTGGTCGGTGTCGATTACACCGTCGCCGAGGTGACTGCCCTGCTCGAGGGCATCGGCGCGACCGTGTCGGCCAAGGACGATGAGACGGTGTCGGTGACCGTGCCCAGCTGGCGCACGGACATCACCGACGACGTCGACCTCATCGAGGAAGTCGCTCGCACCGGCGGCTACGACCGCATCCCGTCCGTCCAGCCCGCCGCTCGGGCCGGCAACGGACTGACGGTGGCGCAGAAGACGCGTCGCCGGATCTCTAACCTGTTGGCTGCCGACGGGTTTACCGAGGTGCTGTCCTACCCGTTCACGAACGACAAACGGGACGATCAGCTGCGGCTCGAGGCCGATGATGTGCGTCGCAAGCACGTGCGCCTGGCCAACCCGATGTCCGAAGACCTGCCGCTCATGCGCACCAACCTGCTCTCGACTCTCGTCGACCTCGTGGTTCGCAACCAGGGCCGTGGAGCGAAGGACGTTGCGCTCTTCGAGGCGGGACTGGTGTCCACCTCGGCGGGTCTGCCTGAGGGTCCCGGACCGCGTCACCTGCCGGGATACCACCCGAGCGATGACGAGCTCGAGGCGATCTACGCCTCGGTGCCGGCCCAGCCCTACCACTATGCGGGCATCATCGCCGGCAATGTGGAGCTGCCCGGCGTCTGGGGCAAGGGGCGCAAGGCCGAGGCCGCCGACGTCATCGACACCGTCCGCCGTATCGCTGCGGTCAACGGCCTCGAGATCACCGTCGAGGCCGACCAGATCGCCCCGTGGCATCCGGGCCGTGCGGCGAAGTTTGTCCTCGCCGATGGGCAGACTCTTGGCCACGCCGGTGAGCTGCACCCGAAGGTGTGCGAGAACCTTGGCCTGCCGGCACGGACCGTCGGATTCGAGATCGATCTTGACGCATTACTGGCTCAAGAGGATCTGCGTGCCTGGGACGGTGCGCTGTCGACCTACCCGGTGTCGCGTCAGGATGTCGCCCTCATCGTCGATGCCGAACTGCCGACGCAGACTCTGGCGGCGACGTTGCGCGAAGGTGCGGGGGAGGAGCTCGAACTGCTCGAGACTTTCGACCTCTACACCGGCGACCAGTTGCCCGAGGGCAAGAAGTCGCTGGCGTTCCGCCTGACGTTCCGTGCCCCGGATCGCACGCTCAAGGCCGATGAGGCCTCGGCGATGCGCGAGGCGGCGACGAAGTTGGCTGCCGAGCGTCACGGCGCTGAAGTCCGCAGCTGA
- the pheS gene encoding phenylalanine--tRNA ligase subunit alpha, translating to MTDQLDPLDESAVKQAVDAALKAFADATTLDELKQAKIDHTGDKAPLALANRAIGSLDKADKAAAGKIVGKSRGQVKQAHDARLNELEAERDAAVLIEEAIDVTLPTDRRRLGARHPLSLIQEQAADYFVGLGWEVAEGPEIESEWLNFDALNFGPDHPARQMQDTFFVDPPEAGLVLRTHTSPVQSRSLLQRGVPLYVVCPGKTFRTDELDATHTPVFHQIEGIAIDKGLTMANLQGTLDGFAREMFGPESKTRLRPSFFPFTEPSAEMDFWFPNKVGGPGWIEWGGCGMVHPNVLRAAGIDPEVYQGFAFGMGIERTLMLREGINDMHDMVEGDVRFSARFGMKA from the coding sequence ATGACAGACCAACTCGACCCCTTGGACGAGTCGGCCGTGAAGCAGGCCGTCGACGCGGCACTCAAGGCTTTCGCGGATGCGACGACTCTCGACGAGCTCAAGCAGGCGAAGATCGACCACACCGGCGACAAAGCCCCGCTGGCGCTCGCCAACCGAGCCATCGGCTCACTCGACAAGGCCGATAAGGCCGCCGCCGGCAAGATCGTCGGCAAGTCCAGGGGACAGGTCAAGCAGGCCCACGACGCACGCCTTAACGAACTCGAAGCCGAACGCGATGCGGCCGTGCTCATCGAAGAGGCCATCGACGTCACCCTGCCCACCGATCGTCGCCGCCTCGGCGCTCGCCACCCGCTGAGCCTCATCCAGGAACAGGCAGCGGACTACTTCGTCGGCCTCGGCTGGGAGGTCGCCGAAGGCCCCGAGATCGAATCCGAGTGGCTGAACTTCGATGCGCTCAACTTCGGACCCGACCATCCGGCCCGCCAGATGCAGGACACGTTCTTCGTCGACCCACCCGAGGCCGGCCTCGTCCTGCGCACCCACACCTCACCGGTGCAGTCGCGTTCCCTGCTGCAACGAGGTGTGCCGCTGTACGTCGTGTGCCCCGGCAAGACCTTCCGCACCGATGAGCTCGATGCCACGCACACCCCGGTGTTCCACCAGATCGAAGGCATCGCCATCGACAAGGGCCTGACCATGGCCAACCTGCAGGGCACCCTCGACGGCTTCGCCCGCGAGATGTTCGGGCCTGAGTCGAAGACCCGTCTGCGCCCGAGCTTCTTTCCGTTCACCGAACCCAGCGCGGAGATGGACTTCTGGTTCCCCAACAAGGTCGGCGGACCCGGCTGGATCGAGTGGGGCGGCTGCGGCATGGTCCACCCCAATGTGCTGCGCGCCGCCGGCATCGACCCCGAGGTCTACCAGGGCTTCGCGTTCGGCATGGGCATCGAACGCACCCTGATGCTGCGCGAGGGAATCAACGATATGCACGACATGGTCGAAGGCGATGTGCGCTTCTCGGCCCGTTTCGGAATGAAGGCTTGA
- a CDS encoding acetolactate synthase large subunit has product MTTQRASDVMVKALENEGVERIFGIPGEENLDFVDSLRNSSIELILTRHEQAAAFMAATYGRLTGKPGVVLTTLGPGALNLATGAAYAHLGGMPVIMITGQKGIRTAEQAAFQMVNTVATMDPLTKVSKQITSAAMIPTIIREAFRAAQAERPGPVHLELPEDIAGMPVAGFELVEPHTNGRPVAGDTAIANAANVIKEAKNPLLMLGADASRASCSEALSRFVAQMRIPYVTTQMGKGSVTGASDLYMGTAALTSGDYVHDAIDAVDVIVTIGHDTTEKPPFTMDETGPTVVHIGYRPAIVEQVYFPQFEVIGDLGPSLDKLAEVLGGPVPTAEALLPMRDEILIKIHEGADENRFIPQRIVQEVRDVVPADGIVALDNGMYKIWFARNYRTTRANTLLLDNALATMGAGLPSAIGAKLTYPERRVMAVVGDGGFMMNSQELETAVRLGLDLVVVILEDNAYGMIRWKQAADGFPDYGLTYGNPDFVKYAESYGATGTQVKTVDGISDALESAFSDGGVHVVVVPIDYSENKRVLIDELGKR; this is encoded by the coding sequence ATGACGACACAACGTGCATCAGATGTCATGGTCAAAGCGCTGGAAAACGAGGGCGTCGAGCGGATCTTCGGCATTCCCGGTGAGGAGAACCTCGACTTCGTCGACTCGCTGCGGAATTCATCGATCGAACTCATCCTCACCCGCCACGAGCAGGCGGCCGCGTTCATGGCCGCGACCTACGGGCGGTTGACGGGTAAGCCCGGGGTGGTGCTCACAACTCTGGGGCCGGGCGCGCTCAACCTGGCGACCGGGGCTGCGTACGCCCACCTCGGCGGGATGCCGGTCATCATGATCACCGGGCAGAAGGGCATTCGCACGGCCGAGCAGGCAGCGTTCCAGATGGTCAATACGGTGGCGACGATGGACCCGCTGACGAAGGTGAGCAAGCAGATCACCTCGGCGGCGATGATTCCGACGATAATCCGTGAGGCGTTCCGCGCCGCTCAGGCCGAGCGTCCGGGACCAGTGCACCTCGAACTGCCCGAGGACATCGCGGGGATGCCGGTCGCCGGGTTCGAGCTCGTCGAACCGCATACGAATGGTCGGCCCGTCGCCGGGGATACGGCGATCGCGAACGCCGCGAACGTCATCAAGGAGGCGAAGAACCCGCTGCTCATGCTCGGTGCGGATGCTTCCCGGGCCTCGTGCAGTGAGGCGCTGTCGCGTTTCGTCGCCCAGATGCGCATCCCCTACGTCACCACGCAGATGGGCAAGGGGTCGGTGACGGGCGCGTCGGATCTGTACATGGGCACGGCGGCGCTGACGTCCGGTGACTACGTCCACGACGCGATCGATGCGGTCGATGTCATCGTCACCATCGGTCACGATACGACGGAGAAGCCACCATTCACGATGGATGAGACCGGGCCGACCGTCGTGCACATCGGGTACCGTCCCGCCATCGTCGAGCAGGTGTATTTCCCGCAGTTCGAGGTCATCGGTGACCTGGGTCCGTCCCTGGACAAGCTCGCCGAGGTACTCGGCGGTCCCGTGCCCACCGCCGAGGCGCTCCTGCCGATGCGCGATGAGATCCTCATCAAGATCCACGAGGGAGCCGATGAGAATCGGTTCATCCCGCAGCGGATCGTCCAGGAGGTCCGTGACGTGGTCCCGGCCGATGGGATCGTGGCCCTGGACAACGGAATGTACAAGATCTGGTTCGCCCGCAACTACCGCACGACCCGGGCGAACACTCTGCTGCTCGACAATGCTCTCGCGACGATGGGCGCCGGGCTGCCCTCGGCCATCGGGGCGAAGCTGACCTACCCGGAGCGTCGGGTCATGGCCGTGGTCGGCGACGGTGGGTTCATGATGAACAGCCAGGAGCTGGAGACCGCTGTGCGTTTGGGTCTCGATCTTGTTGTCGTCATCCTCGAGGACAACGCCTACGGCATGATCCGGTGGAAGCAGGCTGCGGACGGATTCCCCGACTACGGTCTGACCTACGGCAACCCTGATTTCGTGAAGTACGCGGAGTCGTATGGGGCCACCGGCACCCAGGTTAAGACTGTCGACGGCATCAGCGACGCCTTGGAATCGGCGTTCTCGGATGGCGGCGTGCACGTCGTGGTCGTGCCCATCGACTACTCGGAGAACAAGCGCGTGCTCATCGACGAGTTGGGGAAGCGGTGA
- a CDS encoding polysaccharide deacetylase family protein — translation MAKEIFVSLGIDIDAVSGWLGSYGGEDSPSDIQRGIFAGEIGVPRLLKMLKRRDLKASWFIPGHSLETFPDQCKMVHDDGHEIGAHGYSHENPVAMTNRQEDIVMEKSVELITNLTGSQPRGYVAPWWELSAYTPELLKKFGFEYDHSQSHKDFVPYYSIAGDEWTPIDYSQSPETWMKPLKHGKEIDLVEIAANWYVDDLPPMLFVKSSPNSHGFVNPRDIETLWRDQFDWVYRELDYGIFPITIHPDVSGRPQVLLMLERLLDYIGGHDGVKIVTMGEIADDFRARYPFESPERPLAY, via the coding sequence ATGGCCAAAGAGATTTTCGTATCGCTCGGCATCGACATCGATGCAGTGTCAGGTTGGCTCGGTTCCTACGGCGGGGAAGACTCTCCCTCGGACATTCAGCGGGGCATCTTCGCCGGCGAAATCGGAGTTCCCCGGCTCCTGAAGATGCTCAAACGCCGCGATCTCAAGGCAAGCTGGTTCATCCCCGGTCATTCGCTCGAGACCTTCCCTGACCAATGCAAGATGGTGCACGACGACGGACATGAGATCGGCGCCCACGGCTATAGCCACGAGAACCCCGTCGCAATGACGAACCGTCAGGAAGACATCGTCATGGAGAAGTCCGTCGAGCTCATCACGAACCTCACCGGCAGCCAGCCGCGTGGCTACGTCGCCCCGTGGTGGGAGCTGAGCGCATACACTCCAGAGCTGCTCAAGAAGTTCGGTTTCGAATACGACCACAGCCAGAGCCACAAGGATTTCGTGCCGTACTACTCCATCGCCGGCGACGAATGGACGCCGATCGACTATTCGCAGTCGCCGGAAACGTGGATGAAGCCGCTCAAACACGGCAAGGAGATCGACCTCGTCGAGATCGCCGCGAACTGGTACGTCGACGACTTGCCGCCGATGCTGTTCGTGAAGAGCAGCCCGAACAGCCACGGCTTCGTCAATCCCCGCGATATCGAGACCTTGTGGCGAGACCAGTTTGATTGGGTCTACCGCGAACTCGACTATGGGATCTTCCCGATCACGATCCACCCGGACGTGTCCGGCCGTCCGCAGGTGCTGCTCATGCTCGAACGTCTGCTGGACTACATCGGCGGGCACGACGGTGTGAAGATCGTGACCATGGGCGAGATCGCTGATGACTTCCGCGCTCGGTACCCGTTTGAGTCGCCTGAACGTCCGCTGGCGTACTGA
- a CDS encoding pentapeptide repeat-containing protein, with amino-acid sequence MTTKAPHTPKTSLGRLATGYLGDIGPEEFLEGMEFSDLDLAEVDATQATFLDCRLANVNFGDADAPIDLTGARISGTEITDCRADTWNMSRGNLLHTEISGTRIGAGVFYDSVWEKVRFTNCRISYLNLRGSKLTDVEFRDCKIDEIDLDRAKVSRVAFPGSSVGVFQCEGATLGNVDIRGLEPHKISGVHSLRGATIDDTQLMLFAELFASELGITVE; translated from the coding sequence ATGACGACCAAAGCTCCGCACACTCCGAAGACCTCACTCGGCCGACTGGCGACCGGCTACCTCGGCGATATCGGTCCCGAGGAATTCCTCGAAGGAATGGAGTTCAGCGACCTCGACCTCGCCGAGGTGGACGCCACGCAAGCAACATTCCTCGACTGCCGATTGGCGAACGTCAATTTCGGCGACGCCGACGCCCCGATCGACCTCACCGGGGCGAGGATCTCCGGTACGGAGATCACGGACTGCCGCGCCGACACTTGGAACATGTCCCGTGGAAACCTATTGCACACGGAGATCAGCGGCACCAGAATCGGTGCCGGCGTTTTCTATGACAGCGTGTGGGAGAAGGTGCGATTCACCAACTGCCGCATCTCGTATCTCAACTTACGCGGGTCGAAACTCACCGATGTCGAGTTCCGTGATTGCAAGATCGACGAGATCGACCTCGACCGAGCGAAAGTCAGCCGGGTCGCATTTCCAGGAAGCAGTGTCGGCGTCTTCCAATGCGAAGGCGCCACTCTCGGCAACGTCGATATCCGGGGGCTGGAACCGCACAAGATCTCCGGCGTGCACTCTCTGCGCGGAGCGACCATCGACGACACCCAGCTCATGCTCTTTGCCGAACTCTTCGCCTCAGAACTCGGCATCACCGTGGAGTGA
- a CDS encoding DUF559 domain-containing protein — protein MRRRELADDDIVVLDGTPVTSMLRTLADVARDYPLAFSVAVLDAALRQGRVSERAFTEYCEAHRPRTLRKRVETTLTLMDGRRESVAESICAVRFDEYALPGFEPQVEFFDEKGQFIARTDFANKKAKVIVEFDGEGKYHLMGNNPRAEMEKERRREYKLRNLGYAVFRIRWQDLFTADVFLRIRESMNSRLADFR, from the coding sequence GTGCGCCGACGCGAGTTGGCCGATGACGACATCGTCGTCCTCGATGGAACTCCAGTGACGTCGATGCTGAGAACACTTGCTGATGTTGCCCGTGACTATCCGCTGGCATTCTCGGTCGCAGTTCTCGATGCTGCTCTTCGTCAAGGCAGAGTGTCAGAGCGGGCGTTCACCGAATACTGTGAAGCTCATCGGCCGAGGACACTGCGGAAGAGAGTCGAAACAACGCTGACCCTGATGGATGGAAGGCGGGAGTCTGTGGCCGAATCGATATGCGCGGTGCGTTTTGATGAGTACGCGCTGCCAGGGTTCGAGCCGCAGGTCGAGTTCTTTGACGAGAAGGGACAGTTCATCGCGCGCACGGATTTCGCGAACAAGAAGGCGAAGGTCATTGTCGAGTTCGACGGCGAAGGAAAGTACCACCTGATGGGGAACAACCCGCGGGCGGAGATGGAGAAAGAGCGGCGCCGTGAGTACAAGCTGCGGAACCTCGGCTATGCCGTCTTCCGCATTCGCTGGCAGGATCTGTTTACAGCAGACGTGTTTCTCCGCATCAGGGAGAGCATGAACAGTCGACTGGCTGATTTCAGATGA
- a CDS encoding TrmH family RNA methyltransferase, which produces MKLPDVISSPQSKRIKNAAKLLKRRDRKATGQFLVEGPQAVREALARKGSIVELFITEEAAEEHPSFVSTAKHGRMQCSIVAPEVLTELASTVNSQGVVAVCRALDVELTSVLDKEAQLVVVLSQVRDPGNAGTIIRLADAAGADAVVLTSSSVDVYNDKVVRSTAGSLFHIPVVTGVGLSEVTELARARGLQVLAADANDEAHDLHHLWDTGLDLTARTAWVFGNEAWGMSADDLSLCEASVAVPIYGSAESLNLGTAAGVCIYESARNQRM; this is translated from the coding sequence ATGAAACTCCCTGACGTCATCTCCTCACCTCAGTCGAAGCGGATCAAGAACGCCGCGAAGCTGCTCAAGCGCCGTGATCGCAAGGCCACGGGGCAGTTCCTCGTCGAGGGCCCGCAGGCCGTCCGTGAGGCTCTGGCGCGCAAGGGCTCCATCGTTGAGCTCTTCATCACCGAGGAGGCCGCCGAGGAACATCCGTCGTTCGTCTCCACGGCCAAGCATGGGCGTATGCAGTGCAGCATCGTCGCCCCCGAGGTGCTCACCGAGCTCGCATCGACCGTGAACTCACAAGGCGTCGTGGCCGTGTGCAGGGCGCTCGACGTGGAGCTGACCTCCGTGCTCGACAAGGAAGCGCAGCTCGTGGTCGTCCTATCGCAGGTGCGCGATCCGGGCAACGCCGGTACGATCATCCGCCTCGCCGATGCAGCGGGCGCCGATGCCGTGGTGCTGACCTCTTCGTCGGTCGATGTCTACAACGACAAGGTGGTGCGCTCGACCGCCGGCTCTCTCTTCCATATCCCCGTCGTCACCGGAGTCGGACTCTCCGAGGTGACCGAACTCGCCCGTGCCCGCGGCCTGCAAGTGCTGGCCGCCGATGCCAACGACGAGGCGCACGACCTCCACCACCTTTGGGACACTGGGCTGGATCTCACCGCACGGACCGCGTGGGTCTTCGGCAACGAGGCGTGGGGGATGAGCGCCGATGATCTGTCGCTGTGTGAGGCGTCGGTTGCCGTCCCGATCTACGGCTCGGCCGAAAGTCTCAACCTCGGGACCGCTGCCGGGGTCTGCATCTACGAGAGTGCGCGCAACCAGCGGATGTGA
- the rplT gene encoding 50S ribosomal protein L20 gives MARVKRAVNAHKKRRVILDRASGYRGQRSRLYRKAKEQVIHSLVYSYRDRRKRKGDFRRLWIQRINAGARANGMTYNRFIQGLKAAGVEVDRRMLAELAVNDSATFAHLVKVAKDALPADVNAAKTDAA, from the coding sequence GTGGCACGTGTGAAGAGAGCGGTCAACGCTCACAAGAAGCGCCGGGTCATCCTCGACCGGGCAAGCGGCTACCGCGGACAGCGCTCGCGCCTGTACCGCAAGGCCAAGGAACAGGTCATCCACTCGCTGGTCTACAGCTACCGTGACCGTCGCAAGCGCAAGGGCGACTTCCGTCGTCTCTGGATCCAGCGTATCAACGCCGGAGCCCGCGCCAACGGTATGACCTACAACCGTTTCATCCAGGGCCTCAAGGCCGCTGGAGTCGAGGTCGACCGTCGCATGCTCGCCGAGCTCGCCGTGAACGACTCGGCCACCTTCGCGCACCTGGTCAAGGTCGCCAAGGACGCTCTTCCTGCTGACGTCAACGCAGCGAAGACCGACGCCGCCTGA
- the rpmI gene encoding 50S ribosomal protein L35: MPKQKTNSSAKKRMRVTGSGKIMREGVNNQHKFEGKSSARKRRVSTDQEITGGDRAMARKLLGKLKGR, from the coding sequence ATGCCGAAGCAGAAGACGAACAGCAGCGCCAAGAAGCGCATGCGCGTGACTGGCAGTGGCAAGATCATGCGTGAAGGCGTGAACAACCAGCACAAGTTCGAGGGCAAGTCCTCGGCTCGTAAGCGCCGCGTGTCCACTGACCAGGAAATCACCGGCGGCGACCGCGCCATGGCCCGCAAGCTTCTGGGCAAGCTCAAGGGCAGGTGA